GGGCAAACTCTGTGTTATTCCTATGCAGGATTTTCTAAACCTAGGAGAAGAAGCTATTATGAATCGCCCTTCTACTCCGAGCGGCAACTGGGGCTGGCGCATGAAACCCGATGCCATCACCACTCCCCTAGCCCGGCAGATAAAAAAAATGAACCAGCTCTACGACCGTCTACCGGAACCCATAGTGCTAAAGAAAACCCCTCGTAAGTCGGCCAAGAAAAAAGCAAAAGCGACTGATTCTTGAATGTCAATCAACGGCTCACAGTCCACGGTCAACAGTCTATAGTCCACAATGGTCATTCGTCCTTTGTCGCTAGTCATTGGTTGGTCATTAGTCATTGCTAATTGCTCACTGCACATTGTTCATTGCTGATTGCTCCCCGCCAACAATCCATTATCACCCCTTTCATATTTTCACTGCTAATTCCTCACTGCTCAGTAATTACTTTCACTCCCTTGAACATAAACGGGTTATCGCTGAGCCTCAACTTCTGGCCGCTAGCAATAGTAACATTCTTGAGAATTACTTCTTGTGTTTTGACGTAGGGAAACTTCTCTCGGTAAGAATTGTCCGTCATCTCCGGGTTAAAATCGGCAAAAATAGCCGGCCCCGGGTAGTCTTCTGGGTGATTAGAGTCGTCGATGTGAAGATTCTCGATAGTAATTCGTTGGGGCATGTAGCAAACGTATCCGAAATTATGCTGACCAGTATAGTGGCCACTGATTAGACTAGCGGTGCTTGGTCTACCGCCATTGGGCACAAACACACAGTCCCGAATTACAAATTCGCCTTGCCAGGTACTGCCGTAGTCGGGGCGTAGGTTAATAAGACTTCTACCTCGGATGGTGCTATTCTCTACGGTGAAGGTTCCCGTACCAATGGCATTAATGCCCATATGCCCCAGCGTAGAATTGCGGATGGTAGCATTGGCCACCCCCATATGGGCATCGAACCGAGAAAGGGTGCAGCTATCGTAGAGCAGATTCTTGCAGTAATTTGATCCTAAAATTCCCCAGTAAGTACGGTCATTAATGTCATTAGTCTGGCTACAGTTTACAAACGATACATTCAGCGCGCGAGTGACCGAAAGATCGTAGGAACCCATTGAGACGAGCTTCCCGGCTCGGCCAATAGTTCGGTAGGTTTTATGTCCGGTTAGGATGGTATTCTGAACCGTGACGTGCGAGCAGTCGCGAATATTGAGAAAACCACCGTAGGGTGCTCCATGTTCGCCTTCGCCCGTAATGCGATGCTCTAATTGGTCTACCAGCACATTAGAACGCCTGATGGCTATATTCCGACTGTAGTAGGTGTACTTGGACTCTGCCTGATTGGCAATGGTAGTAAAACGTCCTCCGGTAATACGTAACGTATCTTCATCAATAGGCAGTGCGGTGATCTCCGTAATCTGATCAAAACTCCAAATAATCGGAGTGTTTATGTCCACATTACCATCTTTATCAACAACGAAGATATCCGTCTGAGGGGCACCATTGTTTTGATTTAGCCCGTAGCGGATATACCGTCGTACGGTAGAATCAGTAACCGTAATCAAGCAGGGCTCTGGCAGGGAAATAGTAATTTTTGCTTGATTCTTTTTCAGAGAGTTGATCCCAGTAGGGTTGAATGCTTGCTTACTAGAACTAACCATAAAGATCGAGGCTTCACGGTTTTGCACCTCAGTATCATCAATAATGAAGGCGGCTGTACCAAAATCAGTATCGGTTTGGATAACTGCAGTTCGCTCCTTACCACCAATGTAATAAGTAGCTTCTTCGTTGGCCTTCACGCGTAAGTTATGTTGATTGGCAAATGCGTGGGTCGCCACAATGGCATCCATATCATCGGTTTTACCATCGCCTTGGGCACCAAAATCACGATAACTAACGAGTCCGGCAGTTTTAAACTTAGCTGCATCTTTCGGCGATACATTCACCTGCAACGCTCCGCTTTTACTGGTGTGTACTTTTGTTTTCTTCTTTTCAGAAGTAATCACTACATTTTCAGAGGGGTTGCCCGTTTGGCCCACTGCTACCACTACACTGGTTAGCAGGAAGAAAAATAAGAGGCAGTATTTCATCATAAGTGTAGATAGCTGGTTGTTGAGTGAATCGTATGACAAACTGATCATTCTCGCGCACAAACGCAAAATACGATCTCGCTGGCGATAAAGAAAGCCCAGCTCATCGGATATTGCCACCCTCAATAAAATCGGGAGTAATCGGCTAAACGTCGACAATGCTTATTATCAGGCCAAGGGGTTAGTACCCTGTAAAGTAAACAATTATACATTTTAAATGTCATTGCGAGCGTTCTACGCTGGATGAGGAACGAGCATGGCAATCTTGCACTACGGCGAGCGGTACGTGAGATTGCGGCATCGGCCGTCCGACACGCTGCTCATTCTTCACAGCTCGCAATGACGGCACTAACACAGCATACAGAAACTTATTTTACAGTGTAGTTAGTAAGCAGTAAGACAAAATACGTTATGCATTTTCCCCCGCGCCGTGTAGGCTTTTTTAAAGGAGGTAGGGGATTTCTAGCATTTATTTTTCCTATTCAGCCAAATAGCTATCATCAATTTGATCTTGTCTTACTGCTTACGTAGTGTTATCATAAGTAAAAAATGAAGTTTGACACATGTTCGCAAAGTAGTGCGTGTCTGTGACCAAGAAAAAAAACAGGCCGATTAAAAAAAATATTTTTTTTTAGAAGAAGCAGTTACGTTCGGTCTACCCACAGCGACATAGGGGCATTAAAAGCATTTTTAAAACCAATTTAACGAGATAACAAAATGAAGTACTTTAAGCGCATCAAACAGAACATCCCTACCCAGCCTTTTTTAGATCAAATAAATTCCATTGAGGATGCCTGGGCTGGCTCGACCGGACGCCAAGATAAAATAGCAGTACAACGCGAAGCGCTTGCCATCCCCCTACGTGGCTTGAGAAAATCGGCCATTGGTGATAGAAAGCGTCGGGATGTACACGAAAGCCGATGGACTACTGGCAGTCAACAGTACCCTCTCTTTGTTGAGTTTCTAAACAACTTTGCCCAAGAACGAAATGAAATTTTGGGACGGGCTAAGGTCGTCTGTTTACCCGCTGGTAAGCAGGTATACCCGCACATTGATCGGGGTGAATACTATCGCGTTCGTAATCGTTATCATTTTGTTTTGCACTCAAGCCTGGGGTCCTGGATGAAAACGGGTGATGAAGAAGTACGTATGCAGGAAGGTGAGCTATGGTGGTTTGATAACAATCAAATGCACGAAGCCCGCAACGATGGCGATCAGGATCGTATCCACGTGATTTTTGATATGCTGCCAGCTGAACTGGAGGAGGAAGTATTCGGAGCGCAAAGCAGTAGTCTGGCATCCTGAAAAAATATCTAATCACAGAAAGTGAAATATCAAATGAGACTCCTTTGTTGTTCACCCAGATGTCGGTCGCGGTGATCCAAAGGAGCCTCTCTTCCATCATCTGGGAGATCCAGGATATTTATGGATAATTAGTTAACAAAATCACTCAGCTAGCAGTCAAACCCAGAGCAACTAGGTCTAGAAAAATAGTATCCTAGCTCGTTTAGCTACCACTCACTGCACTCTGGCGGTCGTTGACTGCAAAATGATAGTTTTTCCGAGACTCATTAGATAGTTTAGATGATGGGTAATGATTGTGAATAATGAACGATGAAAAGCATTACTCATCCATCATTAGTCATTATGATAAAGAACTATCTCAAAATCGCCTACCGCAACTTTATCCGAAGTAAAACCTATTCCTTCATCAATGTGCTTGGCCTAGCTCTCAGTATGTTTTGCGCCATACTGATTATCCTCTGGATTCACGATGAGCTGAGCTACGAATCATTCTGGCCGAACTCCAAGCAGATTTATCGTTTAGTCCAGGCTCCAGAAATGAGCGATGGCACTGTGTTCAAAGCAGCCGCCAATACAGCATCTACCCCCGAGCTACTGAAAGAACAGTTTCCTGGCATCGATGAGTACACTCGCTTTCGCCCTTTCCCCGGTCGATCCTTAGTTGAGTACGGCGAGGCGAAGTTCTACGAAAATACTACCTACGTAGACTCGACCTTCTTTCAAGTTTTTCAACTTCCCTTCATTATTGGAAACCCGGCTACCGCACTCGATGATCCTAACTCAGTAGTCATCAACGAACAACTAGCCCAAAAGTACTTTGGTGAGAATTGGCAGCAAGAAGACATCTTAGGCAAGATACTGACGATTGACCAAAATCTTAATTTTGCCATTAGCGGGGTTACTGAGAATTTACCAACCAATACTCATTTTCAGTTCGATATTCTGCTACCATTCCGCAAGTTATACGAACTCGGTTTTAATTTGAGTAATGACAATAACTACTACTACGCTTACTTTTTGCTAGGTCAAGATGTGAATGGAGACGCTCTTTCGGAGAAAATCACTGAATTCGCCAGAGTAGACGAAGATCTTAACGACTACTTCTATCTGCAAGCACTAGATGATATCCACCTCTACTCTAACTTCGATATTGATGTATACGGCAGCACCGAACCTCGCTATCCCTACGTCAATATTTTTATTGTAGTGGCACTGGCTATTCTCCTGATTGCCAGTATCAATTTCATGAATCTCTCTACCGCTCAATCCGAACGAAGAGCCAAGGAAATTGGATTGCGGAAAGCCGTGGGTTCGCAGCGCAGCCAAATTATTGGGCAACTACTGAGCGAATCAGTACTGTTATCATTACTGGCTTTAGTAGTCGCCACTGGAACCGTGTTACTATCTTTATCGGCCTTTAACGAGATGGTGGGAAAGACTATTGCGCTGAGTTCCGAAAAATGGATTATTGGCATCAGCTTTATTGTAGGAACGGTACTAATTGGTTTGATAGCCGGTAGCTACCCCGCGTTAGTTTTGTCAGCGTTTAAGCCCGCGCAAGTGCTTAAAGGTGGTCTCTCCGCAAAGCAGGGAGGTACGCTGTTTCGTCGGGTACTGGTTGTTACTCAGTTTGCTGTCACCATTATCCTAATCTTGGGTACTACGGTGGTATATCGGCAATTTCAGTACTTTGTAGAAAAAGATTTGGGCTACGATAAAGACTTACTAGTGTATATGCCGATCCGAGGTGATATACGGAACAACTACGATGGGTTTAAAAACGATATACTGCAACAACCTGCTATCAAGGGACTTACTACTTCTTCTGATATTCCTACCTATACAATAAGTGCTTCTACCGTTGATTGGGAGGGTAAAAATGAAGACGATAATATCTTATTTCATCACTTTTCGGTGGACTTTGATTATATAGAAACTTTGGGGTTGGAACTGCTAGAAGGAAGAGCTTTCTCACCCGACTTCCCAGCCGATTCATCCAACTACATCTTGAATGAAGAAGCACTAAAGTTCACTGGATTTAATGATCCTATTGGAAGGACGTTTAACCTGGGTGGAAATGAAGGCACTATTGTAGGTGTCGTTAAGGACTTTAACTTTAAGTCGTTACACCAGAAAGTAGAACCGTTGGCACTACACATGATTTTTCGCCCTTCGTATATTATGGCAAACGTAGCTCCCGGAAACACAACAGCTTCCCTAAACTTACTAGAGCAAGCTTGGAAAACGCATAACCCTAACTATCCGTTTGAGTACCGCTTCATGGATGAAGAGTACGAGCAGTTGTATCAATCGGAGAAACGTATGTCGGACGTTTTTGGCTACTTCACCTTCTTCACCCTATTCATTGCCTGCCTTGGTCTGATTGGCCTCATCAACCACATGCTTGAAAAACGCAAAAAAGAGGTTAGTATCCGGAAAGTACTGGGAGCTTCTATTTCCAGCATTCTGTCACTTCTCTCCAAAGAATACATTCGCCTCATTCTGATTGCGTTTTTCATTGCTATTCCAATCGCCCACTACTTCATCAGCGATTGGCTAGACAATTACGCTTACCAAGTGGATATTCATTGGTGGCTATATCTAGTACCCGGAGTTTTAGTTCTACTGTTCGCTTTACTTTCCGTAGGAGGGCAAACATTGAAAGCTGCTCACCAAAACCCCGTTGAGAATTTGCGAAACGAGTAAGTCAATGTACAATGAGCAATGAACAGTGAACAATTAATATGTTGTAAACCATACCATTAATTGCACATTGCACACTGTTCTTTGCCAATTGAATAAGTTATGATCAGAAACTATTTGAAAACTGCCCTTCGCCGAATTAGCCGAGACAAAGGCTTAGCATTTATCAAAGTGCTCGGGCTGAGCATTGGCATTACCTGCTGCTTGGTCATTTATACATTCGTGTCCTACGAGCTTAGCTTTGACCAGCACCACGAAAAAGCTGACCAGATTTACCGAGTAGTGCAACATACAAAGTATACTGATGATACCTATTACTGGAGTTCCACTGCTTATCCCCTAGCCGAAGCTCTACGTAATGATTTTCCTAATGATTTGTCACTCGTTACCCAAACAGCGGGTCCGGTTACGCGCAACTTCGGTCTGGCTGATTCGGATAGTGAACTGGATAAATTTGATGAAGAGCAAGTACTGTTCGTTGACCCGTATTTCTGGCAGGTGTTCGATGTAAACTGGTTGCAGGGTAATTCTGAAACGGCTTTTTCAAATATGAACTCAGCGGTACTGACTAAAAGCTTGGCAGTCCAGGTATTCGGAAAAAGTAGCGTTGAAGCCAACAAAGTAATTGGAAAAATACTTCAACTTAACCATAAAGATGCGCTACAAATAACCGGAGTGGTGGACGATCCACCGGTAACTTCTTCTATTCGGTTTCGGATGCTAGTCCCTTACGAATTCTTCCGAGTCAATAATCCCTACTTTGCTGAAAACTGGTCAGGTAACTATCAGGGTACTACTTACATTATTCCGCAGGCTGATACTCCGGTGAGTGAATTGGAACGGCAAATCGATACCTGGAAATCGAAGTATCTGGATGAGCAGGATCGGCAGCGGATTAGTTATGCGCTTCAACCACTACCGGAAATCCACACCGAAACGTTGTACAGTACCAGCATCAATAGCTATACCATGCCAATGAAAGTCACTCGGTCGGCTAGCTGGATTGGTATATTCATTCTGTTAATCGCCTGTATTAACTTTATCAATCTGGCGATGGCTCAGGCTTCTCGGCAAGCCAAAGAGGTAGGAGTCAGAAAAGTACTGGGTGGAAGTCGAGTGCAGCTCTTCACGCAGCATCTTAGTGAAAACAGTCTGATTGTAGGAGGTGCCATTGTTATATCACTATTGTTGACTACTTTCTGCCTACGTCAGATCAATGATTTACTCGCCGTCTTTCGGCTAGAGTTATCGTTAAGCAGCAATATTATCGGAATTAGTTTGCTACTGGCTTTGATAGTAAGTGCTCTGGCTACCGTGTACCCAGCTCTAGTCGTCTCAGCCTTTGAGCCAGTGAAGGCACTAAAAGGCAATATCGTCTCGTTTCGGGATCGCAGCTTTGGCTTGCATAAGTCGTTAATTGTGCTTCAGTTTTCTATTGTGCTGGTATTAGGAACCTGTGCACTAGTAGTGTACCAACAGTTAAAGTACGTTCAGGACATCGACCTAGGATTTACTACCGAAGCAATCGTCACTACTAAAGTACCGAGTGAACAACAGACTGAAGCCCTGCGAACTCGCCTTCTAAATCAACCAGCGATTACCGAAGTAACCCTGGCTACGGGTGCCCCTACCGCTACCGGAATCCGCAACGGCACTACCGCTCGCCTCCCCCACCAAACCGAAGTAGACGGTATAGAATCTGAGATGAAGAGCATTGATTTGCACTATTTAGATTTCTATCAACTAGAACTGATTGCCGGAAGAAACTTCACGCGAACTAGCACCCAGTTTGACGAATTTATTGTAAACGAAACACTTGCCAACGCCCTCTTTACATCACCCGAAGCAGCCTTGGGACAGGAATTAGATATTAACGAAGGGCGAGCCACAATTGTGGGAGTGGTAAGAGATTATCACAACAATTCATTGCAGGAAGAAATAAGCCCCGGTGTTTTCATTAATTGGGACTACGGTATTTATGAAGCAGCGGTCAGATTATCGGGCTTGTCGGATGGACTGGCCCAGCTGAAAGAAGGTTGGGAAGCGGTATTTCCTCAACGTGTTTACGAATACGCTTTTCTAGACGATCAGTTAGCCTCCAGTTATCAGTTGGAACAAATGATCCTGCGAGGCTTTACGATCTTCGCCATCCTAGCTATCCTGATTGCCTGCTTAGGCTTGATCGGGCTTACTACTTTTAGCCTGACCCGCCGAACCAAAGAAATTGGTATCCGCAAGGTGCTGGGAGCCACGGTGCAGCAGGTCTTCGCGCTGCTTTCTCAGCAGTACCTCAAACTCATTATTATTGCGGCCGTCATTGCCGTTCCGGTTGCCAATTATTTTCTGGCCGATTGGCTAGCCGATTTCGCTTACCGAATCACGATAGCTTGGTGGTTCTTTGTGCTACCAACGGCTATGGTTTTACTAATTGCTTTAATTGCTATCAGCACTCAGACCCTTCAAGCAGCCACCCGGAACCCGATGGATAGTTTACGGAATGAATAATTCAAACAATGAACAGAGAACAATTAGCAGTGAACAATTGAAGCTAACAACTTCCTAATTAAGTTACTGCACATTGCTAATTGCTCTTTGCTAACTGATTAAAGTTATGACGAAGAACTACTTCAAAATAGCCTATCGGAATTTGCTTAAGAATAAGCACTTCTCGCTGATTAATATCATCGGGCTTTCCATTAGCTTATGTGCCAGCCTGTTTCTGGGCATTTTCATTCTGTTTGAATTGAGCTACGATAATTTTCATGAGCGAAGTGATGATATTTATCGAGTGGGCGCGGCGATGTACATTGATGGCAAAGAGCAGGCTCGAGTTCCTAAAAATCTACCTCCACTAGCCGCCGCCTTA
This region of Tunicatimonas pelagia genomic DNA includes:
- a CDS encoding aspartyl/asparaginyl beta-hydroxylase domain-containing protein, producing MKYFKRIKQNIPTQPFLDQINSIEDAWAGSTGRQDKIAVQREALAIPLRGLRKSAIGDRKRRDVHESRWTTGSQQYPLFVEFLNNFAQERNEILGRAKVVCLPAGKQVYPHIDRGEYYRVRNRYHFVLHSSLGSWMKTGDEEVRMQEGELWWFDNNQMHEARNDGDQDRIHVIFDMLPAELEEEVFGAQSSSLAS
- a CDS encoding ABC transporter permease, which encodes MKSITHPSLVIMIKNYLKIAYRNFIRSKTYSFINVLGLALSMFCAILIILWIHDELSYESFWPNSKQIYRLVQAPEMSDGTVFKAAANTASTPELLKEQFPGIDEYTRFRPFPGRSLVEYGEAKFYENTTYVDSTFFQVFQLPFIIGNPATALDDPNSVVINEQLAQKYFGENWQQEDILGKILTIDQNLNFAISGVTENLPTNTHFQFDILLPFRKLYELGFNLSNDNNYYYAYFLLGQDVNGDALSEKITEFARVDEDLNDYFYLQALDDIHLYSNFDIDVYGSTEPRYPYVNIFIVVALAILLIASINFMNLSTAQSERRAKEIGLRKAVGSQRSQIIGQLLSESVLLSLLALVVATGTVLLSLSAFNEMVGKTIALSSEKWIIGISFIVGTVLIGLIAGSYPALVLSAFKPAQVLKGGLSAKQGGTLFRRVLVVTQFAVTIILILGTTVVYRQFQYFVEKDLGYDKDLLVYMPIRGDIRNNYDGFKNDILQQPAIKGLTTSSDIPTYTISASTVDWEGKNEDDNILFHHFSVDFDYIETLGLELLEGRAFSPDFPADSSNYILNEEALKFTGFNDPIGRTFNLGGNEGTIVGVVKDFNFKSLHQKVEPLALHMIFRPSYIMANVAPGNTTASLNLLEQAWKTHNPNYPFEYRFMDEEYEQLYQSEKRMSDVFGYFTFFTLFIACLGLIGLINHMLEKRKKEVSIRKVLGASISSILSLLSKEYIRLILIAFFIAIPIAHYFISDWLDNYAYQVDIHWWLYLVPGVLVLLFALLSVGGQTLKAAHQNPVENLRNE
- a CDS encoding ABC transporter permease yields the protein MIRNYLKTALRRISRDKGLAFIKVLGLSIGITCCLVIYTFVSYELSFDQHHEKADQIYRVVQHTKYTDDTYYWSSTAYPLAEALRNDFPNDLSLVTQTAGPVTRNFGLADSDSELDKFDEEQVLFVDPYFWQVFDVNWLQGNSETAFSNMNSAVLTKSLAVQVFGKSSVEANKVIGKILQLNHKDALQITGVVDDPPVTSSIRFRMLVPYEFFRVNNPYFAENWSGNYQGTTYIIPQADTPVSELERQIDTWKSKYLDEQDRQRISYALQPLPEIHTETLYSTSINSYTMPMKVTRSASWIGIFILLIACINFINLAMAQASRQAKEVGVRKVLGGSRVQLFTQHLSENSLIVGGAIVISLLLTTFCLRQINDLLAVFRLELSLSSNIIGISLLLALIVSALATVYPALVVSAFEPVKALKGNIVSFRDRSFGLHKSLIVLQFSIVLVLGTCALVVYQQLKYVQDIDLGFTTEAIVTTKVPSEQQTEALRTRLLNQPAITEVTLATGAPTATGIRNGTTARLPHQTEVDGIESEMKSIDLHYLDFYQLELIAGRNFTRTSTQFDEFIVNETLANALFTSPEAALGQELDINEGRATIVGVVRDYHNNSLQEEISPGVFINWDYGIYEAAVRLSGLSDGLAQLKEGWEAVFPQRVYEYAFLDDQLASSYQLEQMILRGFTIFAILAILIACLGLIGLTTFSLTRRTKEIGIRKVLGATVQQVFALLSQQYLKLIIIAAVIAVPVANYFLADWLADFAYRITIAWWFFVLPTAMVLLIALIAISTQTLQAATRNPMDSLRNE